A window of the Mucilaginibacter sp. cycad4 genome harbors these coding sequences:
- a CDS encoding phospho-sugar mutase: MQELDPTILQKANSWLQGNYDADVKQEIQKLIDDKAYTELTDSFYRDLEFGTGGLRGIMGPGSNRINKYTIGAATQGLANYLKKTYPGEKIKVAIAHDSRNNADFFSTITAEVFSANDIYVYFFKALRPTPELSFAVRHLGCKSGVMLTASHNPKEYNGYKAYGADGGQFVSPHDKAVMDEVAAISSIDDIKFNRVDANIEEIGEDIDELYLSKITELSVSPDAIARQKDLKIVYSPIHGTGITLVPQALKSFGFENVILVEEQITPDGNFPTVVYPNPEEKEALTLALKKAQETDADLVLATDPDADRVGIAVKNTDGEFILLNGNQTGAMLINYLLSAWEEKGKLTGKEYIVKTIVTTNLIERIAEAKNVTYYNTLTGFKYIGELMTHFEGKQTFIGGGEESYGYLIGELVRDKDAVVSSAFIAEMTAYYKDKGSSLFEALIDTYVQYGFYKEKLISLTKKGKTGAGEIKEMMEKFRTNPPATLGGSKVSTLKDYEKRIETDLATNTSKPIELPASDVLQFITEDGSIISARPSGTEPKIKFYCSVNGKLDSKEVYNETDKQLDAKIASIMQDLGV; this comes from the coding sequence ATGCAGGAATTAGACCCCACCATTCTTCAAAAAGCAAACTCATGGCTTCAAGGAAATTATGATGCTGATGTAAAGCAGGAAATTCAAAAGTTAATTGACGATAAGGCTTATACTGAACTAACAGATTCATTTTATCGCGATCTGGAATTTGGTACAGGAGGCCTTCGCGGCATTATGGGGCCGGGTTCAAATCGAATCAACAAGTATACTATAGGTGCCGCCACACAGGGATTAGCTAATTACCTGAAGAAAACCTATCCTGGCGAAAAAATCAAAGTAGCTATTGCTCATGACAGTCGTAACAACGCCGATTTCTTTTCGACCATTACCGCAGAGGTTTTTTCGGCCAATGATATTTACGTTTACTTTTTTAAGGCATTACGCCCTACACCGGAGCTTTCGTTTGCCGTACGCCATTTAGGTTGCAAAAGCGGTGTAATGCTTACCGCATCGCACAATCCTAAAGAGTACAACGGCTACAAAGCCTACGGAGCTGACGGCGGTCAGTTTGTTTCTCCGCACGATAAAGCTGTAATGGACGAGGTTGCCGCCATCAGCAGCATTGATGATATCAAATTTAACCGCGTTGATGCTAATATCGAAGAAATAGGAGAGGATATTGACGAGCTTTACCTGAGCAAGATCACCGAACTTTCTGTTTCGCCCGATGCTATTGCCCGTCAAAAAGATCTTAAAATAGTTTACTCTCCAATTCACGGTACGGGTATTACTTTAGTTCCGCAGGCCCTGAAAAGCTTTGGTTTTGAAAATGTGATCCTGGTTGAGGAGCAAATTACACCCGATGGCAATTTCCCAACAGTGGTTTACCCAAACCCCGAGGAAAAGGAAGCATTGACCCTTGCCCTTAAAAAAGCACAGGAAACTGATGCCGACCTGGTTTTGGCTACTGACCCTGACGCCGACCGTGTAGGTATCGCCGTAAAAAATACCGATGGTGAGTTTATCCTGCTTAATGGTAACCAAACCGGCGCTATGCTGATCAATTATCTGCTGAGTGCATGGGAAGAAAAAGGCAAGCTTACAGGTAAGGAGTATATTGTTAAAACCATTGTTACCACAAACCTTATTGAGCGTATAGCCGAGGCAAAAAATGTTACTTACTATAACACGCTTACAGGCTTTAAATATATCGGTGAGCTAATGACCCATTTTGAGGGTAAACAAACCTTTATAGGCGGCGGCGAAGAAAGCTACGGTTACCTGATAGGCGAACTGGTAAGGGATAAGGATGCTGTAGTTTCAAGCGCATTTATTGCCGAAATGACCGCCTATTACAAAGATAAAGGCAGTAGCTTATTTGAAGCATTGATTGATACTTATGTACAATATGGTTTTTATAAGGAAAAGCTGATCTCCCTGACTAAAAAAGGTAAAACCGGTGCCGGAGAAATTAAGGAAATGATGGAGAAATTCCGTACCAATCCTCCGGCCACTTTAGGCGGCTCAAAAGTAAGTACACTTAAGGATTATGAAAAGCGCATTGAAACAGATTTGGCTACCAATACAAGCAAACCAATTGAATTGCCGGCATCTGATGTTTTACAGTTCATTACCGAAGATGGAAGTATCATTTCGGCCCGCCCGTCAGGTACCGAGCCCAAAATTAAGTTTTATTGCAGTGTGAACGGTAAACTTGATAGTAAAGAAGTTTATAATGAAACAGATAAACAGCTTGATGCCAAGATTGCCTCAATTATGCAGGACCTTGGTGTTTAG
- a CDS encoding helix-turn-helix domain-containing protein, whose protein sequence is MKHVAILIPNEAVLASIVDARTIFTGANDFLQSMGKQPVFDVQMVGLSKEVKVHGGMFSVHTDILLNELPKSDMVIIPAISGDLQNAVNVNRDFVPWIINQYNNGAEIASLCIGSFILASTGLLNGKECSSHWITADAFRNMFPEVKLVDGRIVTEQQGLYSSGGATSYWSLLLLLIEKYAGRDIAIMAAKIYALEIDRKSQSPFAMFTGQKKHEDNPIKQAQEYIENNVTEKISVEDLSSMYAIGRRHFERRFKKATNNTPVEYIQRVKIEAAKKQLESTPKNINEVMYDVGYTDAKAFRTVFKKITGLSPIDYRNKYNKEAAVA, encoded by the coding sequence ATGAAACATGTTGCCATCCTGATACCCAATGAAGCTGTTTTAGCCAGTATAGTTGATGCCCGAACCATTTTTACAGGCGCCAACGATTTTTTACAATCGATGGGGAAGCAACCTGTTTTTGATGTACAGATGGTTGGACTTTCTAAAGAAGTTAAAGTGCATGGCGGCATGTTTTCGGTTCATACGGATATTTTATTAAACGAGCTGCCAAAAAGCGATATGGTGATCATCCCTGCCATAAGCGGTGATCTTCAAAACGCGGTAAACGTAAACCGGGATTTTGTACCGTGGATCATTAACCAGTACAACAACGGCGCTGAAATAGCAAGTCTATGCATCGGCTCATTTATATTGGCATCAACCGGGTTGTTAAACGGTAAAGAATGTTCCAGTCATTGGATTACAGCTGACGCGTTCAGAAATATGTTCCCGGAAGTGAAGCTGGTTGACGGACGTATTGTTACCGAGCAGCAGGGCTTATATTCAAGCGGAGGGGCCACCTCGTACTGGAGCTTGTTACTGTTGCTGATTGAAAAGTATGCCGGCCGGGATATAGCTATCATGGCTGCCAAGATCTATGCCCTGGAGATCGACCGGAAAAGTCAGTCGCCTTTTGCTATGTTCACGGGGCAAAAAAAGCACGAGGACAACCCTATTAAGCAAGCCCAGGAATACATAGAAAATAATGTTACTGAAAAAATTTCGGTTGAAGACCTGTCATCAATGTATGCCATTGGCCGCAGGCATTTTGAACGCCGGTTTAAAAAAGCCACCAACAATACCCCGGTTGAATATATACAACGCGTAAAAATCGAAGCAGCAAAAAAACAATTGGAAAGTACCCCAAAAAACATCAACGAGGTAATGTACGATGTTGGTTATACCGATGCCAAGGCATTCCGTACAGTCTTTAAAAAAATCACCGGGCTCTCGCCAATTGATTACCGTAATAAATATAACAAGGAGGCAGCGGTAGCGTAA
- a CDS encoding dihydrofolate reductase family protein, which produces MRKLIVSLNITLDGFVAAEDEGLDWHYQYWTDEIAETTTELLCRADTILLGKNTYQAMAAYWPFQAKCMNFPRTDIAYADMMNNYQKVVLSSTMTSVRWNNSLLLKGNIKRAVEHLKKQHGRDILTYGSISVVKKLVAVNLVDEYQLWIHPVILGSGKSLFKGLKSNLPLKLVLKKVFSSGVILMVYQSHI; this is translated from the coding sequence ATGCGCAAACTAATCGTATCCTTAAATATTACGCTGGATGGTTTTGTAGCGGCAGAGGATGAGGGCCTGGATTGGCACTATCAATACTGGACGGATGAAATAGCCGAGACGACAACAGAACTCCTTTGCAGGGCCGATACTATTCTATTGGGTAAAAATACATATCAGGCTATGGCCGCCTACTGGCCCTTTCAGGCTAAGTGCATGAACTTTCCCCGTACGGACATTGCCTATGCAGATATGATGAACAACTATCAAAAAGTGGTTCTATCCTCAACAATGACCTCCGTACGGTGGAATAATTCGCTATTGCTCAAAGGAAATATAAAGAGGGCTGTTGAGCATTTAAAAAAGCAACATGGCCGTGATATCCTTACATACGGAAGCATCAGTGTGGTTAAAAAGCTGGTGGCTGTGAATTTGGTTGATGAGTACCAGCTTTGGATCCACCCGGTGATTTTAGGCAGTGGTAAATCACTTTTCAAGGGGTTGAAAAGTAACTTGCCTTTAAAACTGGTTTTAAAGAAAGTTTTTTCATCGGGTGTTATTTTGATGGTTTATCAATCACATATTTAA
- a CDS encoding DoxX family protein — MKPKTIKTLYWIFTVLFLLAMLGDAYGGITMQQAGKDSLAKLGYPFYLMVIMGSAKIAGVLAIAQTRYQVIKEWAYSGFTISFIGAFLSWVAVGAGVAMLIPPVVMLLVMFFTYYLWKKYEQVKELGLTNTKLAANTELA; from the coding sequence ATGAAACCAAAAACAATTAAAACCCTGTACTGGATCTTTACTGTACTTTTTTTATTAGCTATGCTTGGCGATGCTTACGGAGGGATCACTATGCAGCAGGCTGGCAAAGATTCATTAGCTAAACTTGGTTACCCCTTTTACCTCATGGTTATTATGGGATCGGCAAAAATAGCAGGTGTACTGGCCATAGCACAAACCAGGTACCAGGTTATTAAAGAATGGGCTTATTCTGGCTTTACTATCAGTTTTATCGGTGCATTTTTATCATGGGTAGCAGTGGGGGCTGGTGTTGCCATGCTCATTCCGCCTGTAGTTATGCTGCTTGTTATGTTCTTTACCTACTATTTATGGAAAAAGTATGAACAGGTAAAAGAACTGGGCTTAACCAACACCAAACTTGCCGCAAATACCGAGCTGGCTTAA
- a CDS encoding RNA-binding protein gives MVKLFVGGFPLEMTELELVKMIGPHGDVETIKIVRDKKTRICKGYAFLEMKDRTGAENAVIALDGTPIADRVLSVKINDDFVKKTPPPRKSFGYGNNNNRGSGDRANNTRGYNSQSNYRSNNDQSPAGDRPRRPRKTM, from the coding sequence ATGGTCAAATTATTTGTAGGCGGCTTTCCTCTGGAAATGACAGAGCTGGAACTTGTTAAAATGATAGGTCCGCATGGCGATGTGGAAACGATTAAAATTGTGCGTGACAAAAAAACAAGAATATGCAAGGGATATGCATTTCTTGAAATGAAGGATCGCACCGGTGCCGAGAACGCGGTGATAGCCTTAGACGGTACGCCTATTGCCGATCGGGTATTGAGTGTAAAAATAAACGACGACTTTGTTAAGAAAACCCCTCCGCCGCGCAAGTCATTTGGATACGGCAATAACAATAACAGGGGCAGCGGTGACAGGGCTAACAATACCCGAGGCTACAACAGCCAAAGCAATTACCGGAGCAATAATGATCAGTCACCTGCAGGTGACAGGCCAAGGCGCCCCAGAAAAACAATGTAA
- a CDS encoding HTH domain-containing protein, which produces MNRADRLLRVLVLLQTRDVVSIDLLKSYFRISTRTAYQDIEGLKQLKITVTFEAEKGCFVLVASCPSPGNKSEIVSQPMLVIPPAIKNEVLTIIPRAVNNDPQNSSS; this is translated from the coding sequence ATGAACAGAGCCGACAGGTTGCTCAGGGTATTGGTGCTTCTGCAAACCAGGGATGTGGTTTCTATCGACCTGCTGAAATCGTATTTCCGTATCAGTACCCGTACAGCCTACCAGGATATTGAGGGCCTAAAGCAACTAAAAATAACGGTAACATTTGAAGCTGAAAAAGGCTGTTTTGTTTTAGTTGCAAGCTGCCCTTCTCCGGGGAATAAAAGTGAGATCGTTTCTCAGCCGATGCTGGTTATTCCGCCGGCCATAAAAAATGAGGTGTTAACAATTATCCCGCGGGCGGTAAATAATGATCCTCAAAACTCATCGTCATAG
- a CDS encoding DUF6377 domain-containing protein, with the protein MKYIFCLLFSLINLSANALTDTNTLLEELKNEIAKKNIYDNSKEVRIQKLKAYQLKLSQTNYDARFDTWDKLYNEYKSYQFDSAYVYVDKMISLSKVTGNKPKEYYSYVRMAFILLSSGMFNETFDYLRKVNVKALSNADKVDYYFFLARCNYDLANYSNDKYFSPDYIKAGNKYIDSAVSFCGNDHIMHTYLLGLQDYQEKDYKEGRIRFKKLLEKDMPISMHLRAMVSCSLGAICLEDNERQEGLNLMMRAAIADIKSSTRETVALYTLAELLYKQGNIKDAYSFIQLAKADADFYGARQRKIQIGAILPLIAAAELNNTEHQKNRFLVFLLIITALALLVVFFLVMIVKQLKKLKIKEAIIEGKNVQLNHINGKLIEDAKIKEEYIGQFFKAISGYIVKLENLKISIDAKLSMKKYDAIHTFVNNIDIKKERENLYYSFDHIFLKIFPDFITVFNSLFAEKDQIWPDEDEVLNTDLRIFALIRMGIADNETIAKILEYSVNTIYVYKMRIKAKSLHPDQFEQRIMDIRAFDYD; encoded by the coding sequence ATGAAATACATCTTCTGTTTGCTTTTTTCATTAATTAATCTTTCAGCAAATGCACTAACTGATACTAATACCTTACTCGAAGAATTAAAGAATGAAATAGCAAAGAAAAATATATATGATAACAGTAAAGAGGTAAGGATCCAAAAATTGAAGGCATACCAGTTAAAACTTTCGCAAACCAATTATGATGCGCGGTTTGATACCTGGGACAAGCTTTACAACGAATATAAATCATATCAGTTTGATTCGGCCTATGTTTATGTCGATAAAATGATATCGCTGAGCAAGGTAACAGGGAATAAGCCAAAGGAATATTATAGTTATGTGAGAATGGCTTTTATTCTCCTTTCGTCAGGAATGTTTAACGAAACATTTGATTATTTGCGTAAAGTAAATGTGAAAGCCCTAAGCAATGCCGATAAGGTTGATTACTATTTTTTTTTAGCCAGATGCAATTATGACCTGGCAAACTACAGTAATGACAAATATTTTAGTCCTGATTATATTAAGGCCGGTAATAAATATATTGATTCGGCAGTTTCGTTTTGCGGCAACGACCATATAATGCATACTTATTTGCTTGGCTTGCAGGATTATCAGGAAAAGGATTACAAGGAAGGGCGGATAAGGTTTAAAAAACTACTGGAAAAGGACATGCCAATTTCCATGCACCTGCGGGCAATGGTGTCATGCTCATTGGGAGCTATCTGTCTTGAAGATAATGAACGGCAAGAAGGCCTTAATTTAATGATGAGGGCTGCAATAGCCGATATTAAATCATCAACCCGTGAAACGGTTGCGCTTTATACGCTGGCCGAATTGTTATATAAACAGGGTAACATCAAAGATGCTTACAGTTTCATTCAATTGGCTAAAGCTGATGCCGACTTTTACGGTGCCCGCCAGCGTAAAATACAAATAGGGGCAATTTTACCATTAATAGCTGCGGCCGAGCTAAATAACACTGAGCATCAAAAAAATCGTTTCCTGGTATTCCTGTTAATTATTACCGCGCTTGCGTTACTGGTAGTCTTTTTCCTGGTGATGATCGTTAAGCAATTAAAAAAACTGAAAATCAAAGAAGCCATAATTGAAGGAAAAAATGTGCAGTTAAACCACATAAACGGGAAACTGATTGAAGATGCAAAAATTAAGGAGGAATATATCGGGCAGTTTTTTAAAGCTATTTCGGGATACATAGTTAAGCTCGAAAATTTGAAGATTTCCATTGATGCCAAGCTCTCGATGAAGAAGTATGATGCCATTCATACTTTTGTAAATAATATTGATATTAAAAAGGAAAGAGAGAACCTATACTACAGCTTTGATCATATTTTTTTGAAGATCTTCCCTGATTTTATTACGGTATTTAACAGCCTGTTTGCGGAGAAAGATCAGATTTGGCCCGATGAGGATGAAGTATTAAATACTGATCTCCGGATATTCGCACTTATAAGGATGGGTATTGCCGATAATGAAACCATTGCCAAAATATTGGAGTATTCTGTTAATACAATCTACGTTTACAAAATGAGGATCAAGGCAAAATCGCTGCATCCGGATCAGTTTGAACAACGGATTATGGATATCAGGGCTTTTGACTACGATTGA